From one Deltaproteobacteria bacterium genomic stretch:
- a CDS encoding TonB-dependent receptor gives MIQKLLLLLCLFVCSLVAPAAFGEDVLSDTSDKATSKEPEKVTLVITATRVESEVKDIGSSVSVITGEELREKQYHFVLDALRAVPGVEIRRSGGLGSETSIFIRGTDSDHALLMVDGVQVHDPSSPSSTAVLNHLSTSDVERIEIVRGPQSTVYGSEAIGGVINIITKKGSGDPTAVLSAEGGSFNTFSEEANLSGGKDAFYYSASLSRVDSAGFSSRTDDAEDDSYRNTAFSGRLGTRVNESLNLDFVLRYIKAYSEFDVGDDVSLSNSDVNQLIARAQPQLTLFDGLWQQQLNLSVHAIERDNEGLGFSLPSEFRGRIFGVDWQHSLFLHENHSLVVGTDFEYQDSRSEVSEFPSIEPDVHNVALYIQDLVKYGEQFNAAIGFRLDEHEQFGTQATYRLTGSYEFQNTNTLLRGSVGSGFKAPSLNELFDSSFDSNNPNLQPEESVGFDVGVEQEILPELISVGATYFYNDIDNAIVSVFVDPNFTSINVERVATNGVETFLRLDLLENLRGRLHYTYTDTEARHAASFGISDGSRLLRRPNHSLGADLDVAFFDRRMQTGLGFTYVGERADIDPITFSTVRADDYMLVHFRSSVRVLGNWEIFARVENLLDEDYEEILGFNSPGISAYGGVRVSF, from the coding sequence ATGATTCAAAAATTACTATTACTACTATGTCTTTTCGTTTGTAGCCTAGTTGCACCAGCCGCTTTTGGCGAGGATGTTTTAAGTGACACAAGCGATAAGGCGACTAGCAAGGAGCCTGAAAAGGTAACGTTGGTAATAACTGCTACGCGTGTAGAAAGTGAGGTAAAAGACATTGGAAGTTCTGTTTCTGTTATTACCGGCGAGGAACTTAGGGAAAAGCAATATCACTTCGTCTTAGATGCTTTAAGGGCAGTGCCAGGTGTTGAGATTAGGCGTTCTGGCGGATTGGGCAGCGAAACGTCAATTTTTATTAGAGGCACAGACTCGGACCATGCGTTGCTCATGGTGGATGGAGTTCAGGTTCACGATCCGTCCTCGCCGTCCTCGACGGCAGTGCTTAATCACCTATCGACTAGCGATGTAGAAAGAATCGAAATAGTGCGAGGGCCACAGAGCACTGTGTATGGTTCGGAAGCAATAGGCGGAGTCATAAATATTATCACTAAAAAGGGTTCTGGCGATCCTACGGCTGTTCTGTCGGCTGAGGGAGGTTCTTTTAATACATTTAGCGAAGAGGCAAATCTCAGTGGCGGAAAAGACGCCTTTTATTACTCCGCAAGCTTGTCGCGTGTCGATAGTGCTGGCTTTTCGTCTCGAACAGATGATGCCGAAGATGATTCGTATCGCAATACGGCTTTTAGCGGAAGGTTAGGGACTCGAGTGAACGAGTCTCTTAACTTAGATTTTGTATTGCGCTACATAAAGGCATATAGCGAGTTCGATGTTGGAGATGATGTTAGTTTGTCTAACAGCGATGTCAATCAGCTAATAGCAAGAGCGCAGCCACAACTCACGCTATTTGACGGTCTGTGGCAGCAACAGCTAAATCTATCAGTGCACGCAATCGAGCGAGACAATGAAGGCTTGGGTTTTTCGCTCCCATCGGAGTTTAGAGGACGGATTTTTGGCGTCGATTGGCAGCATAGTCTCTTTCTTCACGAGAACCATTCTTTAGTTGTTGGGACTGATTTTGAGTATCAGGATTCTAGGAGCGAAGTGTCGGAGTTTCCGTCAATCGAGCCGGATGTGCACAATGTAGCGTTGTATATTCAGGATCTAGTGAAATATGGCGAGCAGTTTAACGCTGCGATAGGATTTCGCCTAGATGAGCACGAGCAATTTGGAACACAAGCTACGTATCGCTTAACGGGCAGTTACGAATTTCAAAACACAAATACCTTGCTGCGAGGCAGTGTGGGCAGCGGTTTTAAAGCGCCATCGCTGAATGAATTGTTCGATTCGTCCTTTGACTCAAATAATCCAAATCTACAGCCTGAGGAGTCTGTAGGATTTGATGTTGGCGTCGAACAGGAGATACTGCCGGAGCTGATATCGGTAGGTGCCACCTACTTTTACAATGACATAGACAATGCCATAGTGTCGGTGTTCGTCGATCCAAATTTCACAAGTATTAACGTAGAGCGGGTAGCGACAAACGGAGTTGAAACATTTCTAAGGCTCGATTTGTTAGAAAACTTGAGAGGTCGCTTGCACTATACATACACGGACACGGAGGCAAGGCATGCCGCTAGTTTTGGAATTTCCGATGGGTCGCGACTTCTAAGGCGCCCAAATCACAGTTTGGGAGCAGATTTAGATGTGGCGTTTTTTGATCGCAGAATGCAAACGGGTTTGGGCTTTACTTATGTTGGCGAGCGCGCAGATATAGATCCGATTACTTTCTCAACTGTTCGAGCTGATGACTATATGTTGGTACATTTTAGGAGTTCTGTAAGAGTGTTGGGCAATTGGGAGATTTTTGCTAGAGTCGAGAATCTCTTAGACGAGGATTACGAAGAGATATTGGGTTTTAACAGCCCCGGCATTAGTGCTTATGGCGGAGTAAGGGTAAGCTTTTAA
- a CDS encoding FAD-binding oxidoreductase → MDSDVIIIGAGALGVSLAYHLAARKRKSLVLEREPSYAYHASGKNAGMIRQLYRHPQLTAWAHRSVAEWPDVVKSRIFNQAGSMIVGRVAPGHHEWLFETETLSQTSQGVSKLVPAVRTVSDGLIDPSLYVDALYKLTDREYARYLFNHSVKAIEKEKSVWSVVANDGRKFSAPWIVNAAGAWAHDFLFPQADNCVMARPYARHLFVVEGWERGYMPVPKVGYYWDEVSEWYLRRWDENSRLVSICDKTAVCPRLFCPTQGIAEKLSRKLIASLGSIADNLRLSRYWHCFRMYTADLLPIWGEDSLSPGLFWLAAFGGFGMSTSYAATEDAAKYICGQNVNISADFLPNRENLLADAHNAR, encoded by the coding sequence ATGGATAGCGATGTAATCATCATAGGGGCTGGCGCATTAGGCGTTAGCTTGGCGTATCATCTAGCGGCGCGAAAACGTAAAAGTTTAGTATTAGAACGGGAACCGTCTTATGCCTATCATGCGTCGGGCAAGAATGCTGGAATGATTCGGCAGTTATACCGCCATCCCCAGCTAACAGCATGGGCACATAGATCTGTAGCCGAGTGGCCAGATGTAGTGAAGTCGAGAATTTTTAACCAAGCTGGCTCTATGATCGTGGGGCGCGTAGCTCCAGGCCATCACGAGTGGCTTTTCGAGACAGAAACACTAAGCCAAACTTCTCAGGGTGTTTCTAAGTTGGTTCCAGCGGTTCGCACTGTTTCTGATGGGTTGATAGATCCGAGCCTTTATGTGGACGCTCTGTATAAGCTTACGGATAGGGAATACGCGCGGTATCTTTTTAATCATAGTGTCAAGGCGATCGAAAAAGAAAAGTCGGTTTGGAGTGTCGTAGCTAACGATGGACGAAAGTTTTCGGCACCATGGATTGTAAACGCCGCTGGTGCCTGGGCACATGACTTTCTTTTTCCACAGGCGGATAATTGTGTTATGGCTCGTCCGTATGCTAGGCACTTGTTTGTGGTCGAGGGTTGGGAAAGGGGTTATATGCCTGTCCCAAAGGTGGGTTATTATTGGGATGAGGTTTCCGAGTGGTATTTAAGGCGATGGGACGAAAACTCGCGCTTGGTTTCTATATGCGACAAGACGGCTGTTTGCCCACGTTTATTTTGTCCCACTCAAGGTATAGCGGAGAAGCTTTCCCGAAAACTTATCGCCTCACTGGGCTCAATTGCCGACAATTTGAGATTAAGTCGGTATTGGCATTGTTTTAGAATGTATACCGCTGATCTTCTTCCGATTTGGGGGGAAGATTCGCTTTCTCCAGGGCTTTTTTGGCTGGCAGCTTTTGGTGGTTTTGGAATGTCTACTTCCTATGCAGCGACAGAAGATGCAGCAAAATATATATGTGGACAAAATGTCAATATTTCCGCAGACTTTTTGCCAAATAGGGAGAACCTGCTGGCCGATGCGCACAATGCTCGGTAA
- a CDS encoding O-antigen ligase family protein has protein sequence MKLMFAFVVFGALWVPFATNNHWAFHTWRDIAQQFICFFFPMIAFLSYGRHLRTMALLIVFIAVYLSIYGMTHVGTGPGSFLKDENDLCLALVVFLPVPVFLLYSRRSYLFKAAMVVSILLILGGIVVTESRGGFVGLVAVAFYLFYRSRRKLTILCLVAIVAVSAYCFVPQSYWKEMSTIKDTGGGTAKARMDTWKLAVKAWSDPKNTLAGVGMGNARWVIGHYELAHARTEEGRSFAGRAMHSLYMELLLDLGVLGVILFASIVWVSFRGNSRNQLKLNNYFKRLNSVGYYLAKKYRDVGVVPGGKEEVRLEFEPSPNDLSMEIRKKLERSCGETMRYIAEAGEMLSALNAGWIGVLSAGAFISVLYYPPLWLLAALSATFHLYIARLSHSLEPFLDCVENSQLGNETA, from the coding sequence ATGAAGCTAATGTTTGCTTTTGTAGTGTTCGGAGCACTATGGGTTCCTTTTGCCACTAATAATCATTGGGCCTTTCATACGTGGCGAGATATTGCACAGCAGTTCATTTGTTTCTTCTTCCCCATGATAGCGTTCTTGTCATACGGGAGGCATTTAAGAACTATGGCACTCTTAATTGTATTTATCGCAGTTTATCTCTCGATATATGGCATGACTCATGTTGGGACTGGGCCTGGATCGTTTTTGAAAGACGAAAATGACTTGTGTTTAGCGTTGGTGGTTTTTCTTCCCGTACCCGTATTCCTACTATATTCTAGGCGGTCTTATTTGTTTAAGGCGGCGATGGTAGTTAGTATACTGCTTATTTTAGGTGGCATAGTAGTAACTGAGTCTAGAGGTGGCTTTGTCGGCCTAGTCGCAGTGGCGTTTTATTTGTTCTATCGATCCAGAAGGAAGCTAACTATTTTGTGCTTAGTTGCAATAGTGGCGGTTTCTGCTTATTGCTTTGTCCCTCAGAGCTATTGGAAAGAAATGTCAACTATTAAGGACACAGGCGGAGGAACTGCTAAGGCTAGAATGGACACGTGGAAGTTAGCCGTTAAAGCGTGGTCCGATCCAAAAAATACGCTTGCCGGAGTCGGTATGGGTAATGCGCGATGGGTAATCGGGCATTACGAGTTGGCGCACGCAAGGACGGAGGAAGGCCGAAGTTTTGCCGGAAGGGCAATGCACTCTCTCTATATGGAACTATTGCTTGACTTGGGAGTACTGGGAGTTATTCTTTTTGCAAGTATTGTTTGGGTCAGTTTTCGTGGCAATAGCAGAAATCAGCTCAAGTTGAATAACTATTTTAAGCGCCTGAACTCTGTTGGTTATTATCTTGCTAAGAAATATCGAGATGTAGGTGTAGTCCCTGGCGGAAAGGAAGAGGTAAGGCTTGAATTCGAGCCTTCGCCTAACGACTTGTCTATGGAAATAAGGAAAAAATTAGAGCGTTCTTGTGGAGAAACCATGAGGTATATTGCTGAAGCAGGCGAGATGCTTAGTGCGCTTAATGCGGGTTGGATAGGTGTGTTGTCAGCGGGTGCTTTTATTTCGGTTTTATACTACCCACCGCTTTGGTTGTTAGCTGCCTTGTCGGCAACGTTTCACCTATATATAGCTCGGCTATCGCATTCTTTGGAGCCATTCCTCGATTGCGTTGAAAATTCGCAACTTGGTAACGAAACGGCATGA
- a CDS encoding 4'-phosphopantetheinyl transferase superfamily protein produces MFSSPFPNTFGFVVLAEHAERTAELQANKEPQASAVLNNSRQKEFLLGRDAASLALRQIGLVDVPHIARGDKAQPIWPQGVVGSITHSNHWAIAAVATTDRACTIGIDLEQLNRKPISQISKRICTASESAWLDTYSDTFTRTRMSISLFSAKESIYKALHPLCKCHIGFKDVELFWDDASQQFRATLLTSLSEDLKKHSTCDIGVLQNSDFVFTYIFVKSLPLLRHKH; encoded by the coding sequence ATGTTTTCCTCACCGTTTCCTAATACATTTGGCTTTGTGGTTTTAGCTGAACATGCTGAGCGAACAGCTGAGTTGCAGGCAAACAAAGAGCCACAAGCGAGTGCTGTCTTAAACAACAGTCGACAGAAGGAGTTTCTGCTCGGTCGCGACGCTGCCAGTCTAGCCCTTCGGCAAATAGGTCTTGTGGACGTGCCACATATTGCTCGAGGCGACAAGGCACAGCCTATTTGGCCACAAGGCGTTGTTGGCTCTATTACTCATTCAAACCACTGGGCCATTGCAGCCGTAGCTACGACAGATAGAGCCTGCACTATAGGCATAGATCTCGAACAACTAAACCGAAAGCCCATATCCCAGATCTCTAAACGCATTTGCACAGCAAGTGAAAGTGCATGGCTAGATACATATAGCGACACCTTTACCAGAACGCGGATGTCAATATCCTTATTCTCTGCCAAAGAAAGCATCTATAAAGCCCTGCATCCTCTCTGCAAATGCCACATTGGCTTTAAGGATGTAGAACTATTTTGGGACGATGCTTCCCAACAGTTTCGCGCTACTTTACTAACTAGCTTAAGTGAAGATTTAAAAAAACACTCCACTTGCGATATAGGAGTACTGCAAAATAGCGACTTTGTATTTACTTACATCTTCGTTAAAAGCTTACCCTTACTCCGCCATAAGCACTAA